In the Synechococcus sp. MU1643 genome, TGATTGAGCTGGTGTCCGGTTCTGTCGAGATCTGGATTGCAGGACAGGCAATCGCCCAGGATCAGCGCTACGTGAGGGTGTGTGAAACCTTTCACCCGCCCACGATTTATCTGCACCCTTCAGCATTTCACCCCGGCACGTTCCACCCCTCAACGGGACGGCCTTCGTTCTGTGAATGGAAAGGAGTGGCGTCTTATTGGGATGTGAGTGCTGTTGATGGCACCGATCGCCGTATTCGCGCGGGATGGAGTTACTCCAATCCAACGCAAGCCTTTTCTCTCTTGGCCGGGTGGATCAGCGTTTATCCCCGCCGCGTTGATACCTGCATGTTGGAAGAAGAGATGGTTTTGGCGCAGCCAGGCGAGTTTTATGGCGGCTGGATCAGCCCATGGATCCAAGGTCCCTTCAAGGGGGATACAAACCATCCCGAGTTGATTTGAGATTGTTGGAGTGAGTTGAAACAATCCAAATCACGAATCAGAGGTTTATGTCTTCGTCTTCTGCAGGGTTGAGTGGCCCGTCAGTTCTTGAGACGGTGGAAGGGAGCTGCTGAGGACTCCAGCTTGGCGTGGGCCTTGTCGGCCTTTCTCAGAATCTTTTGCGCTTCTTCGCGGGTCTGGCACTCCTCAGCTGCGAGCTGAAGGGACTCGAGACGTGAATGGGCGGTGCTTGTCTTCATCACTTCATAACCAATTGATAATCTTTAGCGTAAAACGCTTGGGACATCAAGCGATTCGGCCGAAAAAGATGTTCGTAAGAGCTTGTCAAGGTCAAGGGATGGGTGAGTGCAGGCTTGCAACTGCACTCCCAAAGCATCCCCGCAGTAGTTGAACGGTTCAGTTGCAGCCGAATACTCCAAAGGTGATTTGACTGACGATCCCGTGCCCCGTCAGGGCTTCCGTCAGCACGCCCACCACAAAGCCGATCATTGCGGCGCGGCCATTGAGGAGCTCTGCTCGCTCGAAACGTTCGTTACGGATTTGCGCTGCTGCGGCGCTTTGGAACCAGTCGTCGTTGGGGGTCGATGAAGCCATCTTTCGCTAAAATCTTTCGAAATGTTAAGCCTTGCGTAACGGTTTGTAAATAGGTTCGGCTCCCTAAGAAGCATCACCAACTGCTGTCAAGCAGCTCGGTTCGGGGCCAAACCGGAGGTAGATGCATTCGCCCCAGTCATGTCAACGTCACGAAATCGAGCCCACGGGCGCTTCTCCTCCCGTCGAATCGACGAGGAGCTTCAGGGAGCCCAAGACGCCTTGATTGCCTTTGATGGTTATGGACCCAACGGGCCGATGCTGCATGCCTCGGTCTTGCGGCGGCCTGCTGGTCGACGTTCAGTCACCTGGCTCGACAAGCTGTTTGCGCCGTTTCATCAACTTCTGGCTGGGTTCAGCCATCGGGGTTGAGTCAAGGGGTGTTGAGAACTCCGCGTTCTCGAGTCCTTCGCTGTTGGGTTCCGATGGCCAAGTGGTGAAGTTCCTCTGGAGTCAATGGACGCACTGCAGACATCAGTGCGTCATCAGTCCAATAGTCGGGACTGTCGAGCACTCCCCAGCGCAATGAGCAGATGGGCCAGAAATCATGGCTTCTCTTTTAAGAATGGCTTCAGCATGAAGCATCGCAATCCCAAGGTTTTTTGACCTACTGCTCCAGATTTAGTGTCTCCTTAGCAGCAGGCTTCCCTGCGATAAGTGCAGTGCTTCCGTTGCCTGATCTGGCTCCTATGCGCATGTTCACCAGAGTCATAAGTGAGTATTAACTTCCCCTGTATATGGTGTCTGGTGGGTATTATTTTTTATTGCATCAAAGAGTGGTGCAGATCACCGGGTGATGGGGATTGCCTTGGCTATGGAGACCGCCCCAAGGATGGGGTGGTTTTTTTTGTCTGCACCGAATGATTTATACCCTTGGTGTCTTGTGGATCAAGCCCGCTGCGGCTGGATTAGGTCAGCTGTGCATCTGCACCTGTAACCCTTGCCCTGGCGAGGACCAAGACGAAGGCAGAGCGAATCGCTTGCAACAACACCGCTGTGATCAGGGCTGATCAGGAAGCGCCATGAACATTTGTTCAGTGGCTTGGGTGCGGTCGTAAGTCACCCAGAAGGACATAGGTCCTCAATAAATTCAGACCAGCGGCCAGGTATAGAAGAAACTCTGCCCACTCCTGATCGATATTAGTCGCCACTCCTGTTTCCGATTCTGTCGCCACAAAATAAGATAGAAATGCGGCGCAGAAGAATAGAGGCCAGAAGTATCTTGGGATGAAGAAGTTGCTGCTGGAAATCCGATTTTTAATAAGAGAGGTTGTGCGTTTCCATCGGATTGAAGGCCGCCACAGGACGAGCACCAGAAGTACGATCGAGACCAAGAAAAGATTGAGGTCGAGGTGGTTCTGGAAGAACTCAAAGTTATGGAGTGTTATCTGGTTTTGGGCGTTCACCGCAGCGATGTTTTCAGGTGTTTTCCAGCCGAACAGGATTTGCCCCCAGGCAACCTCCTCGAGGCCAACAAACAGCATGATCAAAGAAATGATCGTGTAAACTACTGAAGGCAGGCGCATGGAAAAGCGCTTGCGGAGATCTTTGGAGATGAGCTACGATATCCAGGCGGATGTAAAAAGAATTAGGGCTTGTAAATACTCCAGAATTCTTCCTTCGCCAAGCAGATGCTTGTAGCGATAAATGTCCTGAACAGAAAGTTTCAGTAAAAATATCGCAGCCCATGATGAATGATGCAAGAGCAGTCATCAGGAAGGATCGTCGAGCTCGTGCTGAAGGGCTGTATTTTGCCAGCAGTGTCGTTATGAATGCTGATTTTCGAAAAATTCGTCCTGCTGCAACTAAGATCAAGCCAGCGGCACCCAGTTGCAACTCAGGCCAAGGAGAAGCATCCAGCCAAAAAGCGCTGATGAATTTATAAAGAGAGACCCCGAGAACAACGACTCCAAACCACACAAAGACCTGGCCACAGATGCGCTGCACCGTCTCCTGCCTCATCAAGCACTCTGATCGGCTCTTTTGTGAGGCGGGTGACCCTCAAAGCCATGCGATAAGGGGCGATTCACGAAGCAACCGTCTCGTTAAGGGGAGGTGATGACCCGCTCTCTTTGATTTGTGCAGGAGGGATGAGGATTCTTATCCGGTTTAGCAGGCGGCACCTCAGGACAACGATCTGGCCAGACCAGGCAGATCCATCCTGGGGGGTGGGAACTTAACCAGCCATCCTCACTTGCCGAATCGATTCAAAATCGATTCCCATCACCTTGGTCAGATAAAGGTATCCGCCCCAAGCAACAACGTTGAGGCCTAGGGCCCAGAGATAGAGCGTTCGTCTGGCTTGGGTTGAGTCTTCGCCCATCGGCTATTTCCGGTTCATCAGACACCAGGCACCATAGAAGGCCAAGCCGAGCAGGATCCACGGAAAGATTGTGCGCAGCAATGTTAATCCAATCAGAACAACCACAAGTGTGATTGCAGATTGTTTCACCATGGTTTTGCTGCTGTCAGTCATGACCTGCCAGCGGGGAATCAAAGCCATAACAACAACGATGCTGAACATCGTTCTAGGGGACTTGGCTGAGATTGCCAACCTCTAACCCAAGGTGGTTTGTTCACCATTTGATGTGTTGGTTTTACGCCTGCTAAGCCGCTACTTTTGCCTTTGCCTTTGATTGATTGTTTCGTGACTTCAGCAATCGTATTCCAGGTGAGACTTCTGCTCACGCTTGCCAAAATTGGCCTCTTTCATCTGTGATTCGTCATAAGCCCAGTCGCTGTAGATTCTTGATTCTGGGAAGCTCCTTTTAAGACGAAGAGCAGTGATACGTTGGCCAAGTAGATCGAACGACCATTTTGCTGCTGAAAGAACCTTGCCCATGACGCCTCTTTTCAACTCTTCCCATGTGATAGCCCATGGATGTCAATTGAACATTGGTGCATATGCTCATTGAGGCTCGCTTTGATTCAAGACTCCTCGACTGCATCATTGGCGTTTTGTTTCATGGCCTCGTCGCGTCGTCGTTGTGCTTCACAGTTCCGGCAATCCTGTTGATCCAATCCAAAGAAATTCAGAGGTTTGATCTCACCGCAGCAGCTGCATTGACGTCCTTGTGCAGGGGGAGCTTCAAAAGCCATGGTGGTTACTCCTTGGTGTTGCTCGGCGTTTGCTTGATCCGATCTGATAATGCCTGAGAGGACCCTCGTCGCCCCTGCTTGATGCACTGGGGGCAGTAGTTTCTCAGGCTTGAGTGCATGTGACCGCAGTTCGCACAACAAATCAGTGCCATGGCTGTCGTTGCTGATGCACCAAGCTGATTGTTGAGATCGCATCAGGCATCGGTCTTTGTCCCTAGTGATCGCCTCGCACTAGCGATGATCAGGATTGATCAAAGATCTTTTGCAGGGTGGTTCTCTCGCTCTGGAGTGAATTGGCCCTCATGGGCTTGCCAAGCGGTCTTGGCTTCCGAGGTCGATTCAAAAAAACCTTGCTGAGCCACCAGATCTGGAGCGCGACAAATGCGAGGGCGAGTAGTGCCAGTTCAGTTGCCCCCTGCATTAGTAGTGCTTGCCGCGGTTGTCGATCGCATCCGTTTTAAAGCACTCCAACTCTTCAGGGGTGTGCAACGGGGGTTTCTCCCGTTTGCCAGCCCATTTCAAAAGCAGTTGCAGCAGTCGTTTCATCCTTCAATTTTGCGCCATCACAGCCTTGTGCCATCCGGTCATGGCAATCCTGATTTCATTCAGTTCAGAATTATTTGACACCATTGACTTCAGGCTCATTCTAAGAAAAACAGTTTGTTGCTGATGACCTTTAAAGAGCTTTTAGCCAGTTTCAATCAACAAGAAACCACCTGGGAAGAGCTTTGTCTTGAAATCAGGTGTGAGAGCTGTTTTGCCTCGGTTTTTGATGAAGTTAACGAGCAAATGGGCTCGACTAGCGATGTGCTTGCCCGGCTGGCCGATGAATTTCCCAATCACTACAAGAGACATGCCAAGGAGAGAGGTCTCGATCAGCCTTGACGAAGAGGTGTGAGAGAGGCAGTAGGTCGTGACACCACCCACCAAATCAAGCAACCACGCCCGAAGAGGTCTCCCTCTCACCTCCCAACCATAGATCTGGCTCGAGTTTCGGTCAGCTCTGTCTTCAGTGAGCGGCTGCCAAGTTCGCTTTCGCTGCCTTCAGGGCTTCTTCGCAAGCCGCTCGGTCTTCGTTGTCGATGTCACCCTGACTGCCGTTCAACCGTGCCTCCAGGAATGCGATCTCATCAATCCAGTAGGTCTTGTCTTTGTCTTGTTGATCAGTCACTCGCCGGGAAAGGATCCAATCCATCGCACCCTTCATAGAGGAAAGCTGCCCTTGCGGCTGGCCCGCCTGTCTGGTTTGGTCATGATTTTGGGCTGGAGTGCTGAGAGGACGCAGAATGAGTTGATTGAACAAGGAGCACTTCGCCATCGACGATTTCTCTCCAATCACTCCGATGACCGCCCTGATTATCGATGCCGATGGGCGTTTGACCTACATGGGGGAGGACGGGTGCCGTCGTCAGATTGTTGGTGATCTTGAGCTCCTGGGCCGTCTGCGTCAGCTGAAAGCGAAGGACTGGGCTGATCGTGATGGCGATGGCGCTTTGCAGTCGTAGGTCGTCTCGACAGATCTCCCAAGATCAGCGCAAGGCTTCATCGTCCTTCGGTTCTGAAGTGAGTCTTTTGACCGATGAGCTGTTTTGCTCTCTTCACTTAATAAGAAGCCAGCCATTTGGAAGTCATGGACACAATGTTTTTCGTTGGCGTGAACGCGGGCCTGCTGATTTTGCTGATTTTTGGTCTCGTTTCAGCCAAAGCCAAGATCAAGGCTGGCCGTGAAGAGATCATCTGAGTCATGCATTGCTCTAGGTGACTCGTTGTTGATCACCTTGCACTGATCCAGCTGCGCAGGACCCACTGCTGGCCAGAACAACAAAAAATCGCCCCTTATGGGACGGCCTATGGAGCTGTGGTGAGTTTGGTATCTCTCAAGTTCTTTATTTCTGCTAACTCAATCAATAGGTAGCAGGATGTGGCCTGACTGAGTAACTCGAGACAGACGGTTCCTTTCGTTACAAATCCTTGGTTGCCTTAACGATCGCGACTTGCTGAAGTAACGCTCTCTTAAGCCGTTGCTTTGACAACGAAAGTCATGACAAGGACTGCAATCGCGACGGTGCCGGTGAAGTAGGCAACGTTCGTGTGAAGTCCTTTCATGCAGCTTCTGTTGATCGAATCAGTCTGCAGGTTTTTCTCTGGCCAATGGCTAAGGCTTAATGCCTAAATCTCCGCCAAAGAGAAGGGCCACCTTTCCTGATGGGGAGACGACCTGCCCAGAGAAGGTCGCATCAGTAGTAATTGAGGAGATTCCCTTCTTCACCGCCAGTAGGGCGGGGCGATGCTCCACTGTGGGGAGGAACTTTGGTCCGAGGACCCAGCGAGAGAACTCAACAACGAGATCTCGGAACTTCAAGCCCGAGTCGCCTTCCCCCACCACTGGAGCAGCGGAGAGCATGAGCAGCACATCGAAAAGCTCCGTCAGCTCACTTACGAAAAAAGCCGTCTGACCGATCGATCAGGCTCCTCTTCCATGGAGTGAACTCATCACTGAAGAACTCTCCTACAAGTCTGTTGGTGCCTGGCTTGCCAATGAGTCGAAGCAGCTTTACTACCAATTCACGGCTCATCAGGATGGCTCTAATGGCGAGTCGATCATCATGCGCAGCTTCCATTGGCGACCACCTGACGACCCGATCCCTCAGGGGAGTCAACTTCTGACACGGCAAGAGGCGCTGGAGAAATGGAATGCACTCAAGTCAATGGGTTGGAGGAGATGCGCCGGTCCACTTCAGTAGGGCAGTTAACGAGTTGGCCCAGTCCGTATCAGCACTTGGCAATTGGAGCAAAACCAGCGTTAGTCCAGAGTGCTGTCATGAAACAGCCGAACACTCAGCGACTCCGGGCTCTGCGGCTGTCTGCACTTGCGAGGGACAACAAGGTTGTCAATGCCATTCGCACATCAATCACTCGGGCCCCTGATGCTCTGGTTAAGGAGTTGATGGATGTTCATGGATGGCCTGCGCATGAAGCCCTCTGCGCCGTTCAGCAGCTTCAGCAAGATGTCCTCGATGACACGGCTGAACAGGCAACGGCATGAAAGAAATCGTTGGCGACGGTCAAGATTTGGTTGGGTGAGTGGAGTCCCGGGTTGGCGCTTGTCCTCGTTTGAAGTGAGGGCTCACTGGCATTCGAACCACGCCAGTTTCGTATGAATACGTTGCGACCGTTGTCCTTGCGAGGGACATGGGATTTGACGGCGTAGAAAAGACAGACTGCTACATCATTGCCGCGAATAGTCGGGCCGAAGCTGCATTGCATGAGACATCTCCAGCGAGGTGAAGGCCCCTGCAAGAACAGCAAGACGTTGTAAAGAATGCCGATTTGCTCTCAACGAGGAAGGCCGCCCCTCCCGGTGGAAAGACGGCCTAGCTCGCTCGTTTATGCATTTCTGTCGACCTAATCAGTGAAGCTGTATCCGTGAAGCGTGATGCTCTATCGAACGACAGTGAACTGAAAGAAGAAGGTCGAAGCGTCTGGCTTGTGGCAACCCTGGGGCCATTTGGTCCAGGTGTGAAGCGGGACTCCTACGGGGCACCAAGACGGACGGTGCAGAGGAGTGTCGACTGCTCAGACGCACATCAGTGTCGTCACAGACGAAGCGATCACGGTTGGGTTGAAAAGTTGGAGCAGGGGCCAGAAAAGTCAGGCTGCTTCTGCGATTTGCTCAGGTGGAGTGTCGGCCGTCATGGGCTCCTCCGATCTCGATGAACACACTCTCGGCAGCGGTGGAGCATCAGGCAATCAGCTGTCCTGCTCATTGCCTTCTGGGGCAAATCGGCCGATTGTGGAACCGGCGTGCAAAGCCCGCGCTAGATCAGGGCTGACGAAGCGGGGAAGTCTCCAGACTCCAAATCCATGTCGAATAAGGTCCGCGCCACCAACCCCAGTGGGGAGGGACCCAGCTTGAAGTGCGCACACAAAACCACATGCTCTGTAATCGCAGTAAAGAGTTCTATCTGATACGTCTTGACCAGATCTGGGCCAAGCCATGGGCGACCTGAGTAAGGCGCAGGAACAAGCCATCGCTCGGTCAAAGATGTATCTGGTCGCAGCGCTACTCACCATCCTGATGATGCTGATCGCAGGACTGTTCCTCTCTGCGGAACTCGAACAGCAAGCTCTGCAGAAAGCCGAGTCAGCAAAGCAGCTCGCACGTCAAACGGCGATCGCTCCTCAAGCCCAACGGCCGTGGACTCCGTGGACAAGGCGCGCTGATCAGGAAACCTAGGGGTGCAGCGGTAACACCAATTCTCACCGCTTAATCGAGCTCCAGCCCTCTTGGCGGACCTCCGTTGGGTCGAATAACCAGTGAGGATGGAACTTCAGTCGTCTGTGACTGCCGTTGTCTTCCGTCTCATCCCTGCCGCCCCTTCGTTTGGCTGTGGTCGGCCATGTCGAGTGGATGGAATTTCTGGCGGTGGATCAGCTGCCCCATCCCGGGACCATTGGTCACGCCCTGCGAACCTTGCAGGAACCTGCTGGTGGCGGGTCCGTCGTTGCTGTGCAGATGGCACGGCTGCAGCAGCAACCTGTCCATTTCTTTACGGCTGTAGGCCGCGATTCGGTCGGCGAAGCCTGCGTCAAGCGGCTTGAAGACCTGGGCCTTGTGGTTCATGTCGCCTGGAGAGAGGCACCAACCCGGCGTGGCATCAGCTTGGTTGATGGGGAGGGGGACCGAGCAATCACCGTGATCGGCGAACGGCTGACCCCATCACTGGACGATGACTTGCCTTGGGAGGCCCTCGGCGAATTTGACGGTCTCTTCGTCACGGCAGCTGATGTGCCTTTATTGAAAGCCTGTCGTGCAGCCGCAGTCCTGGCGGCGACTCCGCGGGTGCGTTTGCCTGTGCTTCACAAGGCCGGTGTGTCCATCGATGCCCTGATTGGCAGCGGACTTGATTCGGGTGAGCTGGTGGATCCGGATCAGCTGAACCCAGCTCCCCACACAATGATTCGCACGGAGGGTGCCGCAGGAGGGCTCAGTCTTCCGGGCGGGCGTTATGAACCAGCACCCCTCCCAGGGCCCATGGTTGAGAGCTATGGCTGCGGTGACAGCTTTGCGGCGGGGGTGGTCACCGGCTTAGCTGCGCGTTGGACCTTGGCGAACGCCATTGCCTTAGGTGCCCAGTGTGGTGCCGCTTGTGCTACACGCTTTGGACCTTATGGCTAGAGCATTAGAAACCTGACGGGTTTGAGCGTCAAATTCCAGGAGGCTCTGGTGCACGGCAGAAGTGCCAGCCCGCGGAGATGTTTAGAGCCATTTGTGTCAATAGCATTGATCGGGAAGAAGAAAATGGCTTGGACTGCTGAAGCTGGCCAGGGGGCAGATGTTCCTGGCGAACAAGGTGCCTCTCTCTTGAAACCGGTGGGCTAACCAAGCAATGTGTATGAATTCCAAAATTGAGAAGGGCCTGATCGGAGCCGCTGTACTTGGAGGCCTTTTTTTGCTGGCGCCGATGGCCAAGCAATCCAAGGAGTTTGTGAACTGCGTCAAGAACTCCGAGAAAGCGATCGTCAAGCTGACTGGAGTTGAGTTCCTCTACAAAGATGGCAAGCCCGGCTTCCTAGAGCGACCTGTTGCTGTCCACTATTGCAATGGTGGCGACATCACCAACTTTCTGACCTTGTCACACATGACCCATGGCGTTCCGGAAGAGTGAGGAACGCATGATTCTTTTGCTCTACCCAATTGGGTAGTCCAGAAGTGATATGGCCTCCGACCACCAAGCGGGTGCTTTTTGAATGCAACAAACCCACCCAAAACGCCTAGCCATTTTGTGCCTACAGGCTTCTGCTCCTTGCGGAAAATGCTGGGGATGCTCTGCTGATGTGAAGCACTTGGTCAAAGCTTTCTTGGGAAAGCACTGAGCCCTCGTGAAGCCTAGTACTGATAAATAGGGATGCAGCTCTACTTCCCCGCGACACAGTCCCAGCCCCATCGCGTTTGGGGAGTTCGCCTCAGCGTACCCAGCCTTTAGGAATGGTTAAGGAGTGAGGGTAGGTGGTTGTTTGCCCTTTACCCCTTGCGTGACTTTCGAGTCAAAACGAAAGCTCGATTTAAAAGTCACATTCAATTGATAGCAACTGAATATGCATATGGCAGTACTCCCCTTTCCCAGTAGAGTAAACCGTGTTGCATTGGTAAATTGAATTCCGGAACAATACGGCGGCTCATTCTCACGCTTGCGACTGGATATCTGACGGTGTTTGGTGTAAGGCAAATTCCTTATGGATTTGATAATGAATGGCTCTTCCTTGTGCCAGCATTGATTCTTGTCTATGCGTTGACTGTTTGGATGGAAGGAAAAGTATTCAAAGATGAATCGCTAGTATCTGCTGTTGTTAGGCCTGCAAAAAAAAGAGCTGAACCTTCAGCCAAAGGGTTCAAGTCATAGAGCTAACCCCCCCCCCGTTTTTTTCAGTAAGGGGCATCCGTAAAAGAATCAAGGCAGCAGTAGGGAGGGAAATCGCTTGAGCTTGCTATGGTGAGCATTCGCGAAATCAATGGATGCTCGATAAGTTTCCAGTCATCAGAAGAGTGTCTATTTATATGGTGCTTAGTTATTCAGGCTTAGTGCTTGTGAATAATAGCGGCTGCCGGATGGAGAATATGTGGGTTGTCTATGCGCCAATGTTTATTGGTGTTTATCTCTTTTCGAGATGGATTGATAGCAAGCTGGCCAAGAAAGACAAAGAAGGTGGCTCTTCATAAATAAGTCTTGCCTCTATGGCTTTGGTTCACTCAACCGGCCAGTGCTTCCACTCGATACCTTCAGGGATCTCAGGTGCGACGGTCAGAGCCTTCGGCTCCTCCCATGACACAGTCCACTGGGGCGGGTGACAGGGCGCTTGACTCCTTCAAGTGTTGGCTGTCTGGTGGGGTGCC is a window encoding:
- a CDS encoding DUF427 domain-containing protein; the protein is MSGSVEIWIAGQAIAQDQRYVRVCETFHPPTIYLHPSAFHPGTFHPSTGRPSFCEWKGVASYWDVSAVDGTDRRIRAGWSYSNPTQAFSLLAGWISVYPRRVDTCMLEEEMVLAQPGEFYGGWISPWIQGPFKGDTNHPELI
- a CDS encoding chlorophyll a/b-binding protein — encoded protein: MASSTPNDDWFQSAAAAQIRNERFERAELLNGRAAMIGFVVGVLTEALTGHGIVSQITFGVFGCN
- a CDS encoding DUF1651 domain-containing protein translates to MTEELSYKSVGAWLANESKQLYYQFTAHQDGSNGESIIMRSFHWRPPDDPIPQGSQLLTRQEALEKWNALKSMGWRRCAGPLQ
- a CDS encoding PfkB family carbohydrate kinase — encoded protein: MPLSSVSSLPPLRLAVVGHVEWMEFLAVDQLPHPGTIGHALRTLQEPAGGGSVVAVQMARLQQQPVHFFTAVGRDSVGEACVKRLEDLGLVVHVAWREAPTRRGISLVDGEGDRAITVIGERLTPSLDDDLPWEALGEFDGLFVTAADVPLLKACRAAAVLAATPRVRLPVLHKAGVSIDALIGSGLDSGELVDPDQLNPAPHTMIRTEGAAGGLSLPGGRYEPAPLPGPMVESYGCGDSFAAGVVTGLAARWTLANAIALGAQCGAACATRFGPYG